The window TTTGTTGGATGATATCATTTCACGCTCAGAACACAAAAGCATGTTGATTTTCACTCGCACCAAGCACAAGGCCAAAAGCCTTTCCCGCAAGCTCGTAAACGACGGGCATGACACAACCTTTCTGCAAGGTAACATGAGTCAAAAGCAACGCGATAAAGCGTTAAATGGTTTTCGTAATGGGCGTTACTCTATCATGGTGGCAACAGATATTGTCGCAAGAGGCATCGACTGTGACCGTATAACCCATGTCATTAATTTTGATATGCCTAACACTGCGGAAACGTATACCCACCGAACAGGGCGCACAGGCAGGGCGGGACGTACCGGCAATGCCATCAGTTTAGTCACTCATGATGACGCAAAGCAGATGCGAGATCTCAAACGAATCATGAATGTCTCTTTTGATCAGCATGTCGCCATTGATCCTGCGAGAGGCAACTGTGTTGATGATAAAAAACAAGCATCTTCACATTCTCCTGCAAAGACATCATGCCCAAAAAGAAGACGAAATCACAAGCAGTCTAATAGAGTTGCGGCCTAGTTCCTAGGCTATCAATCCTGCTCTTTCAGCATACAACGGGTTCATTTTTTGACTCGCAACACTCTACTATTACGCTTTATCTGCTTTGTCAGACAATCGTAACACCAAAACAACATAGGAGAAATTATGTCCAAGAATATATATGTCGGTAATATGGCATGGTCCACCACTGAAGCGGATATCCGCACTGCTTTTGAAGCATACGGAGAAGTCTCTTCTGTCAAATTGATCGAAGACCGTGAAACTGGCCGCCCCAGAGGCTTTGGCTTTGTTGAGATGAACAATGACACAGATGCCATGTCCGCCATTGATGCGTTGAACGGCAACAATTTTGATGGTCGTGCCCTCACGGTCAATGAGGCCAAACCTCGTGTTGAGCGTCCTCGCTGGTAATCTATAGGCCATAAACGGTCATACAAAACACACTATTCATTTATGACGTTCGCCCGATCAATCGGGAGGAAGTCACCATTAAGAGAACACAGGAGAAATTATGTCCAAGAATATTTATGTCGGCAATATGGCATGGTCCACCACTGAAGCGGATATCCGCACTGCTTTTGAAGCATACGGAGAAGTCTCTTCCGTCAAATTGATCGAAGACCGTGAAACAGGCCGTCCCAGAGGCTTCGGCTTTGTTGAGATGGACAATGACGCAGATGCCATGTCCGCCATTGACGCGTTGAACGGCAACAATCTTGATGGCCGCGACCTCAAGGTCAACGAGGCCAAACCTCGTGTTGAGCGCCCCCGCTGGTAGGTCTCAGTTTTAAGTCTTAATAGGCATTCAGCGCCCGCCCTCTTTTTGGAAGGCGGGTGCTTTTTATTGACCTTTGCAACCTTTCTTTAACCCGCCACAGACACAGGCATCTATAATACCGTCCTTTGACAATTTCACTCGATTAAAAACATGATCAGGTAGTCACACGAAGAGTATGGCTATTCTTAAGGCCCTCGCCTTTGAGCTCGTCAAGAGTCGAAATCATCGGACAATGGAGCCAAAGGAGACCTCCTCTTCTGCCTTCACATCTCTGCAGCAGCCCTCAAATCATCCAGAAACTCAGGTACGGAATCGTAGCAAACTTCGGCCCCGTAGGAGAAATGGAGCAACACATTGTTAAGCCTGTCCGGGATGTAGGGGAACAGCTTCTTGAGATTCATGATCTCGCTCCGATGCACACAGGAATAGTCAGCGGGAACGAGATTGACCGGATTGAAATTCACGCCGAGATCACCGAGGGTTTGCGGTGAATAGAGCCACTTGCCAGTGATACAGAGCAGAATGCGGCCCAACCCGAAAAGATCAAGGGCGAACGGGTTGGCTTGCGCCTCATAGGCGTAGTCAAAATCAATCCAGCGATAGGCTCCGGTGGAATACTCGCGCATCAGATGATCAAGGCTGATGTCGCCATGCAATTCATCGTGATCGTGAAGATGGGCAATAGCTCCGCATGCCTTGATGAACCTGTCGAGAATTTGCGGGTAGAATTCATGGAAATATGTCTCGTGATCCGCCTTGATATTCGCCACCACATAGTCGATACGCTTGCCCTGAATAATGTCGATCACACGGATACGATTCCCTGCATCGTCATGAACGGTGCGCCCCTGCATGAAACGGGAGTCACCCCGAACTAGGTCGAGCATGCGAGCTTCCTTGCGGGGGCTACGATAACACTTTACTTTTACGACCCCCCACTTGAGATGGAAGCTTTCGTGAAAAACGAGCTTGAGCAGTTTGGCTTCCCCGGTCTCCAGCTCCATGGCCTTCTTCACCCAGAACTTGGTGTCCTTGTAGGCCAAACCACGCTCCACGGCATCGCGATGAACCAGATAGTGCCGCCCTTCCACGGCGATGACATCGCCGGGACCAATGGACATGAACTCCGTGGTGTCGGAGTACACGCTACCACCGGGCCGGACGTTCACATCCGGCTGGTACCGCTCGACCAGCTCGCGAACCGTCAGCATGCATCCTCCTTTAAGAGACTACCCAAACAGTGCAGTCCTTGGCGGAGTGGACGATCTTATTGGAGACCGAACCAAACAGAAACTCTTCGGCCTTGGCAACGCCGCGTCGTCCGATCACGACAGTTCCGTAGCCACCCTGCTTCTGGGCATCCAGAATTTCATGAGCCACGCCCGTACCTCGACTGCAAACAGGGGCGGTCTCACTGAACGGCGAGAAACAACTGGTGACATACTTCTCGGTTACCATGGCCCCAGGTACGCCCATCTCGACCAACCGTTCACGAGCCTTGCCCAGAAACTCCTTCAACACGTTGCGAGTGGTCTCGCACCCTTCCTTCCAACTTTCCTCGTCAGGAAAGATATCTCGGTGCGGCAACCGTTCTATGCAAAGGAGACGGACCTCGAAACCATCACTGTTGCCCGCTATGCTACCGACATATTCCACGGCGCGCATGGCGTTCTCGCTCGCATCCACGGCCAGCAGAATCTTCTTGAAATTCATGCCACCCTCCTTATTGCTTGGGCAGATAATCCAGGCACGGACGAAGATCGTCCAAAAACTCTTCTACTGATTCATAAAACACCTCGGCCCCGGCGGCGAAGTGCATAAGTACATTATTGAGCGGCTTGGGGATGTACGGGAATATACGACGCAGGTTCACCAGCCGATTCTTGAAAATAAGGGAGAAATCATCCGGCACGATGTTTTCCACGCCTTCCATGCCATCGAACTGCCCCGGCGTATAAATCTGCTTGCCCACCACGAACAACAACGCATTGCCCAACCCGAAAAGGTCAAGGGCAAACGGGTTGGCCGTGGCTTCATAGGCATAATCGAAATCGATCCAGCGAGCCTGCCCGGTGGTGCTTTCCACCCAGAGGTGATCACGCCGAACATCGCCGTGCCGCTCGTTGTTCTTATGCAGGAAATCAATGGCCTCGCAGCCGGTAATGAACATCTCCATGGTGGAGCGAAGATTGTCTTCGAAGTACTCTAGGTGGTTGCCCGGCAAGTTATCGATGGCAACATCCAATCGCCTGCCGCGGATGATTTCCAAAACGCGCACCAGATTTCCGACTTCATCTTCCAGAGAGAAGCCGTGCATGAACCGCGGATCGTCGCGCACTAGATCAAGGATACGCGCTTCCTTACGCTCACTGCGGAAGCTGCGGACCGTCAACGGTCCTATCTGTTGAGTAAATTCCTCGTGGAACACGAGCTTGAGGATGACGCCTTCTCCGGTCTCGAGACACTTGCACCGTTTGACCCAGAACTTGAAGTCTTCAAGACCGAACCGCCGCTCCGCTTCATCGCGCAGCACCATGTAATGCTTATCGCCCAGGCGGATCACGTCGCCGTATCCGATGGACGAGAATTCGGTGGTGTCCGTATACAGTCGTCTCACCCGCTGAAGCGGAAAATTGGGGAGATGATAACGAACAAGATCTCTCAGGTCGGTACTCATGAGATTCCCCCTTATAGATACTATATAACACCGCTCCAATACCGGGGGTAGTATTTTCGGGAGAATGGACAGCGTCTCCAAAAAAACAAAGCCGCCCACGGGGAGGAGTGGGCGGCTAAAGGAAGGGTTGCGGACTGGTGCAACCCTGTGTGCAAACTATCTACAGACCGGAGACACGGCCATTGACGACCAGCGGTGGCGACGGAGACGAATCAGCGACAGCCTTTGGCTTCTCTGCCTTCTCGGCAGGAGTGATGCGCTTGGGAATCTTCTTTTTCGCTCTCTTGGGCTTGGTGTCAGCCTTTGAAGGCTCCAGCTTGGCTGTCATGATGCGCGGTTCCGGCCCGGCATTCTCCTGATGATAGAGATAGGAGATGACACGGCCATCTCCCACACTCTCCAAGGCATGGGCCATGATCTTGTCGCGCTCAGCCTTGTCCGAGATGACACCCAGCAGGATGATGTCACCCTGAACAACCTCGACATCAATAGGCGAACTGGTGACTTCAAAGTCCGCCATGAGTTGAGCCTTGAGTTCCGTGGCCATGGCCTGCTCGGAAAGAAAATCGGAAGTAGGTTGATCTTCTTTGAGATAAAGCAAGCTGACGATGCCGCACTTGTCCTTCACCTTGTCAGCGCACTCGTAAATCTTGCGGAGTTGCTCCTGCGAGTCATACTCGCCCACGAGATAGAGCTTGCCAAAATAGGCATAGGCGATGACCTGACGAGCTCGGATTTCCTTATGCTTGTAAAACTCTGCCTGAGCATGGCCTGCTATGATGGCGTCGAGCATCTGTTGCTCGGTGGACCGTTCGTCCACGGCAGTTTCGTACGCGGTCTGTCCGTTACCGATAACCGACGAAAAATAGGAAGGGGCACCAGGAATCAAACCGATACCAAAGGGAACGGCAGCGCATCCAGGTAGCAGAAAGAATGTCAGTAGAATTAATATCGTTCGTATTCGTTGCATAATCATTATAGCCGTCCTCTCTGGATTCGGCTCCACCCGACCATAAACAGCAAGAACCCTGCCATTGAGCAGGTGCAACGAGAAAAGCAGTGACAGCAACACATTGCCATCACTGCCTTTTATTAGCATCTATTTTTAATAGATTTTTATCGAACTCAGAATCGGTTTAATCCACGATTAATGGTCTTTCGATTTTCAATGTAGTTAGAAGCGGTCGGAATTGTTTCTGGGCCAGAAGCCGTTGAACCCCTTGCAGACGTAGAGAGTAAACTCGCGCATGGGTTGCCCATTCGACATCGAGTGGATGTAGACTTCCTTCTCAACGGAATCGAACATCTTGGTAATTTTCGGGCTGATGCCTTCAGTACGGTGATGCTCACGAACAAAAATAGCATCCTGCCCCACTTCCGGACCAGGCCAGATGTCATACTGGTTCATACGGCGATCGCCGATCCATGCACAAAATGTCAGAGGCTGCCCCGGCGTATAGAATGCAAGCTCGGAAGTAATGTCGTACTTGTCGCTAACCACGAAGACATTATCTGGATTGTCAAAAGCAGCCTGCTTCAAATCGGCAACCTGCTGGCCCAGACTGTCCCACCCTTTGAGGCGGTTGGTCATGTTGATCTCTGCCGGGATGGGCAGGATGGGTGTCACGTAAATCATCAGGGTCAGGCCCGCAGCAATACCAGCCAGCAAAACTTTTCCACGAGTCTTGCGGCGGGGATTCTCCCACCACGCTTTCAAGCCCATGCCACCGAGAATGGCTCCTGCCATGAAGGCGGCAGCGGTCCAGTTGGCCTCGGTATGCGACTTGAGAGACCAGAACGTGATGATAGCCCACAGGGGCAGGAAGAACAGGAGCGCTTGAAGTGTATGCCGGTACTTGCAATCAAAGGAGCCAATGGGACCGACAATGCCCTTCTTGATGGCGCGCCAGGTGGCTACGGCGATTGCCACGGCCCACCATGGAGCCATCAGGCCTATCTGTGCGCCGAACATCTCGAAGAAGGGGCCGATGCGAATTTCAAAGGGCTTGGGCTTGCCTGCAGCCTGTCCGGCCACGTGCTTGAAGCCCACCCAATCGTTCTGCATATTCCACAAAATGATGGGCAGCATGCCCACCACGGTGCCAACCAGCGAAGCCAGCGCAAACCGGCGCCAGAAACGGGCCGGAAGCTGACCACGCAGATGCAGAATGGCGGCGTAGATCACGCCAAGGCCTACAAAGGCAAGCATCATATACTTGCCGAGGATACCGATAGCCACACAGATGCCGAGAATCACGAACGGCAGATTGCCCGGCGTATAGTCAGGCTTGTTGCGCGTCGCGGCAGACAAGGCAAAGAAGGCCACGGTCCAGCACAGAAGGAGCGGATTATCCGTGGTAGCAAGGATACCAAGTCCATTGAGCAGTATCATGGTCGCAGACACGAACAGGGCATAGAGGGCCAGCCTGTATTCGCGCCACACGCGGGAAATACCAATATACAATGCCGCCTGAATGCCGGTCATGCCGATGATCGAGCCAAACCGTACGCCCAGTTCCGTGGAACCAAAGACCTTGCACCAGAGGCTGATGACCCAGGCGATGAGCGGTCCCTTGGAATAGTAGGAAAGTTGTGGGCGGCGAATCCAGTCCCAGTATTGAGCTTCGTCCTGAACGAGGTTCAGTTGGCCGGACGCCACAAACCAGTAGCGCACAACAAACGACACCGCGATGATCATGAAGGCGATCACGTCCAGTCGAAACGAGTATGTATCGTTGGGTTTCGTCATGTTGCGTGTCAGGTATATTATATATGGGTGGCTTGGCAAGTGCAGCCCTGTGCCGCCCCGCTCCAGTCTCGCCTCCTCAGCACTTCTCAATAAAAAGAGGCAGACCCCGTTGCCAGGGCCTGCCTCTTTATCGATCGGTAGATGAGTTATTACTTCTTTTCGTCCTTGCTATCACTCTTTTCGTCCTTGCTCTCGGAGTAATTTTCATCCCACAGCCCACAGCTGTCAGAAATACAGGAGAGACACGGTCCGGGATAATCCATGTTAGGCATAAGCGCCTCCGCTTTTGGTGTATAATGATGGGCGGCCTCGTTGTATGGCCGCCTGTAATTTCAAATTCGATATTTAAATAATAACGATTATCAATATCATTGCAAGTCTTATTTGTCTTTTGCGCAAAAAAAAGGCCCGGCAAATGCCAGGCCTGTGCAATTTCATTCTTAATTCAGACAGTTAGCTATACTTTTTACAGTATCGCAAGAATTTCTGCGCTTCCATGAACTCAGGATTGATATTCAGAGCTTCCTGCAGGCTCTCGATACATTCCTTGTTCAGCCCCTTCTCGAAGTAGACACGGGCCATATTGAAGTAGACGTTCTCGTCGTCACGGACGATTTCCAACGACTTCTCATAGTAGCGAATAGACTCGTCGTAATGGCCGTTCTTGCGCAGGCTAATACCGAATGAGTTAAACTTCTGGCGGTATTCGTAAGTAAATGCCTCAGACAATCCCAACAAGGTATTCAGCACCTTTTTGAGCTTGTTGAATTCCTTGGTCTCGGAATAGACCTCGCCCAGACCGTAGTTGGCGTCGATGTTCTTTTCATCGATCATCAAGGCCTTGATGAACTGACTCTCCGCCTCTTCCATCTTTCCTTGCTCAAAGGCTTTTTCGCCTTCGTCTATCTTGCGGGCAAGGGTCTCCAGCGCAGGCACAGTATGCACCCGATAGTAACTTGGCTCGGGCGTGTACTGTTTGAGAAAATCCATCTGATTCAAAACGGTGCGAACTCCGGATGGGACATGATGAGCATTGAGAGGCTGAACTTCAAAGTCATCAGTGGATAACTGACGGGCATACCAGTACGTGACGTTTGCGTGTGTCCCCGATGTCGTTCCAGCACCAATTTCCGATTCTATAAATAGCGAATATACGCCTAATATCTGTGGATATTTACTCAAAACAGAGCTCCGATGCTTTTTTATTTCGAGCCGTTAGCCATCTCTACACAGGCGTACGGCGCAGCTTTTTTTATATCGCACAGATGTTGTAAAATCAATAATTCTTATCAAGTCATACATATCCTTCCGTAAAACAATAAAAACCCCTGACGGGGCTTTCATTGGGGTAGGAAGATAAGGGGCGAACAACCGCTAGGCCTAGCGGAAAAATCTTAATTATCGCAGGGCTTCCATGGCTCGTTTAGCTTTCTGTCCTGCCCATGCAACGAAACAGTCGTGGGCAGAATGGAACTGACGATCGGGGTAAACGGCTCATAATTGTAGACCACGGCAACCTGAACCAACCCACAGGGATCGCCAGCGCTGCCGACTGCACCTGCGCCGCTAGCCGCAGGAGTCGGCCATGAGGAGATGACGATCTCCTTGGAACCGTTGTCCAGATCAGCCAACCAGTCCGCAGCGATCTGATTTATCTGAGAGATGCGTGTGCCCTCTTCTTCGCCTACGCCGGTGGCAGCAAATCGGGTTGCCACCTGAGCGGCCTTCTGCACGGCGAGCCAGGAATAGAACATGTTACCGAACTCCACCAGGCCGAAGACCAGTGTCACGACGAACGGCAGGACCATGGCAAATTCCATGGAGGTGATGCCCTGCCGGGCTATGCGCTGCTTCTGATTCTTCATGGTGTCCTCCTAGTTCAGCAGGCGCCAGCCGAGCTGCTTGCCAATTTCCTTGAATACTTCGGGGATATCGTAGACTGAGGGGGCATTGAAGTAATGATCGTCAGTGCCTTCCTTGCTGGAAGCGATCTGCTTCATCAAATTGATATCCGTACTGTCCGAGGAGCCGAAGCGGATGGCGAAGATCTCAACGCCGGCATCCTTGGCCAGTTGAGCCTCTTCGAGCATCTCCGTATTGAGCACGCCGCCGTTTTCACAGTGGGAGGTGTCGTCGCCCATACGGAAGTAGGCGTTGGTCCAGTAGTTGTTGGGACGATAGTATGCACGGTAGGAACCACCGCATTCTCCGTCTTCGGTGTCACCGTCGGTCAACACGATCATAATCTTGCGGTAGTCATCCTTGTCACCGCCCTCGGTGTAAGGTGCGTCCTGCGTCAGGACATGACGCCCCCACTTGATGCCCTCGGGGATCACCGTGCCGGAAGAGTTACCGGTGGCAGTCTGTTCGTTAATGGCATCGATAACCGCATCCTTGTCCTTGGACAAAGGCATGATCTCGGGGATATTGGAACAAGTGTCCATGGCTATGCGCCTGCGATAGTCATAAGGAAGTGCGTAATACTCATCCATGAAATCTTCATGCAGGCCGGTCTCGTTGAGGGAGCCGTCCGCATTGCGGCAACCGCCGGGCAAACCGTCCACACCATCGCCTACGCGGACCTTGCCGCGGAAAGGCACTACCCCGACTTTGGTATCAGGATCAGCACCATCAGGCATGAGCAGTTCCGTCAATTCAACCGAGGCCTCCTTGACCATATTGATGGGTGTCCCCTTCATGGAACCAGAGTTGTCCACAACGAACACCACTTCGAGCTTATTGAAACCTGCTGCTGCGTGGGCATACACCCAAGGGTCCATCAAATCGAAAATCTGCATGAGCAACAACTCGACTCTGTACTTGGCTTTGACCACCACACTGCGCACCTCGGTTCCCGGAGTCACGGATTCGACTTCGGCACCGCTCAGGTTGCGCTCCACCATATCGTTGACGGCGGCGGCGACAATCCCTTTGTCGATGTCAGGATCATAAGGAAGTTGAAGGCTGCCCGCGAGCGCACCAGCGTCCACGGCGGCCTGAAGGCGGGTGTGGGCCATATACATATTACCCATATCAAGTGCGAGACCAGCCACGCCCAGCATGACCGGAATTAACATGGCAACAAAGGCGCTGGCAGTTCCCCTGCGAGAAATGCTGCTACGGGAGCGGCATGACAGTCTGCGCCACCATTGGGAAGGACTTGTCGCCAGTAAGCAATTCAAAGGCGTCTTCGCCGAACGGTACGTAAGCATAGGAAACCTCGACAGTCACAGTATTGGTGCCGGCGTCCGTGGTCACGGACGTGGTCAGGAAATTGGTATCCAGCTCGGACACCACGGATTCCACCAGGGCCTGAATGTCGGAAGAACCGCCATCCATCAGGGCCAGACGCGCGCCTTCACGGCTCGCTTCCGTCAGACTGGAATAGGCATGCATGGCATTACCCCCTTCCACAAGCAGAAGCAGAATCATCACCATGGCCGGAAGCATGATGGCAAATTCGACTGCCGCTATCCCTCTCCGTGATGTCTCTCTCTTTCTCATTGCACACCTCTCGCACTTGCTGCTGAACACATGTTTGATTTGCAATTTATAACAGCAACAGATGTGCCAGAGAAACTCACCGACTACACAAAATGATCACTAATACCTTGATTTTGAATCATAATTTTTTTTGTGACCAAAACATTCTTTCGAACGTATAAGTTGAGTGAGAGCATAGTTATCTATTTTTTGTAGATTTTCTGAAGCTATGAGTGTATAGTAAGAACAAATGAACAATGGTGAGGAATGACGTGGCAGAACGAATCCTGATAGTCGACGACGATCGCGCCTTTCAAGGCATGCTGGTCGAAGCCCTGACAGACAAGGGCTATGAAGTCGACACTGCATCCACTGCCGAGGACGGCATCAAAAAGGCCGGAGCCAAGAGCTTCGACCTGATTCTGCACGACATCAAACTGCCCGGCATGTCCGGCCTGGACGCCCTGCCCCATCTGGCAGAGGCCGCGCCCGGCGTGGATGTCATCGTCATGACCGGGTACGCCTCCAAGGATTCCGGCGTTGTCGCCATGCAACGCGGCGCCTATGACTACTTTACCAAGCCGTTTTCCCTGAGTGAGATGGAAGTCGTTGTCCGCCGTGCCTTGGAAAAGCGACAGATGCAGACCGAGCTGGCCGAGCTCAAGAAGCGCGGCGGCGGAAGTCCGCTCAACGACATCATCGGCCAGTCCGCCCCCATGCTGGCGGTCAAGGAACGCATTGCCCGCGTGGCCGAGCTCAATGCCGATGTCCTGATCATGGGTGAAACCGGTACTGGTAAGGAGCTGGTCTCCGACACCATTCACGCGTTGAGCCCTCGCGCCAAGGGGCCCTTCATCAAGCTCAACTGCGCCGCCATCCCGGAAAACCTCATCGAAAGTGAACTCTTTGGTCATGAAAAGGGCGCATTCACTGGCGCCAATGCAGCCAAGCAGGGTAAGTTCGAACTGGCCAAGGGCGGCACTATATTACTTGATGAATTGGGTGAGATGCCCATTCACCTGCAGCCCAAGCTGCTACGCGCAGTCGAGCAGAAGCAGGCAGAACGTCTGGGCGGCACCAAGCCCATCAAGTACGATGTGCGCATCATCGCCGCCACCAACCGCGACCTTGAAGAGCGCGTGCAGGACGGCAAGTTCCGCAGCGATCTATACTATAGACTTAATGTGGCGACCCTGATCCTGCCGCCCCTGCGCGACCGCAAGTCCGACCTGCCCGAGCTGTCGGAGTTCTTCCTTGATCGCGCCAACAGACGGCTCGGCACCGATATTTCGGCCATTTCCACCGAGGCCATGGAGATATTCTTCAACTACGACTGGCCGGGCAATGTGCGCCAGTTCGCCAATGCCGTGGAACGCGCGGCCATCTTCTGCACCTCCTCGGTCATCACTCCTGCGGAAGTGGATCAGGCATTCTCCAACAAGCAGCCAGAGGCCGAGCAGACCGCGACAGCCCTGCCGGAATCAGACCTCCCACTCAAGCAGGCCTTGATCCAATATGAGCGATATCTCATTGAGAACGCCCTGCGCAGAGCCAAGGGACGCCAGACGTCCGCAGCCGAATCCCTCGGAATTTCGGCCAAGAATCTGTGGAACAAGCTCCAAAAGCATGAGATAGAGCCTGCCCAGTTCAAACTCTGATCCATTTCTCCACTAATTATAGACTTCACCTTGATATTGTGTGGATTGCACAATCGTCATATTTCACACAATAGACCTTTTTTATTAGACAAAATATCCTTCCATCGCCTTTACAAAGCTACTGGCACGAGTGTTGCCTGTAATGTGCAAGACAGTGACACCGTGCTTGCATATTAAAGGAGATGGACCATGAAACACCCGATTCACCGCCTGATACGCGACCAGGATGGCGCCACCGCGCTTGAATACGGCCTGCTCGCCACCCTGATTGCCGCCGTTATCGCCACAGCCGTAGGCGCCATCGGCACCAGCATCAGAGATCTATTCAATACGCTTTCCACTGCCATGAATGCGGCGACGAGCTGATAACAAGCTGATTATTTGATCTATTTTACTAAGGCCTGCACCCTTTTCTGAGGTTGCAGGCCTTCTTCTTTTCAACGCTAAACTTCAGCCACCACAGACCACCAACACGAAAT of the Pseudodesulfovibrio sp. zrk46 genome contains:
- a CDS encoding RNA-binding protein, whose translation is MSKNIYVGNMAWSTTEADIRTAFEAYGEVSSVKLIEDRETGRPRGFGFVEMNNDTDAMSAIDALNGNNFDGRALTVNEAKPRVERPRW
- a CDS encoding RNA-binding protein, translating into MSKNIYVGNMAWSTTEADIRTAFEAYGEVSSVKLIEDRETGRPRGFGFVEMDNDADAMSAIDALNGNNLDGRDLKVNEAKPRVERPRW
- a CDS encoding serine/threonine protein kinase, which produces MLTVRELVERYQPDVNVRPGGSVYSDTTEFMSIGPGDVIAVEGRHYLVHRDAVERGLAYKDTKFWVKKAMELETGEAKLLKLVFHESFHLKWGVVKVKCYRSPRKEARMLDLVRGDSRFMQGRTVHDDAGNRIRVIDIIQGKRIDYVVANIKADHETYFHEFYPQILDRFIKACGAIAHLHDHDELHGDISLDHLMREYSTGAYRWIDFDYAYEAQANPFALDLFGLGRILLCITGKWLYSPQTLGDLGVNFNPVNLVPADYSCVHRSEIMNLKKLFPYIPDRLNNVLLHFSYGAEVCYDSVPEFLDDLRAAAEM
- a CDS encoding universal stress protein, whose product is MNFKKILLAVDASENAMRAVEYVGSIAGNSDGFEVRLLCIERLPHRDIFPDEESWKEGCETTRNVLKEFLGKARERLVEMGVPGAMVTEKYVTSCFSPFSETAPVCSRGTGVAHEILDAQKQGGYGTVVIGRRGVAKAEEFLFGSVSNKIVHSAKDCTVWVVS
- a CDS encoding serine/threonine protein kinase, translated to MSTDLRDLVRYHLPNFPLQRVRRLYTDTTEFSSIGYGDVIRLGDKHYMVLRDEAERRFGLEDFKFWVKRCKCLETGEGVILKLVFHEEFTQQIGPLTVRSFRSERKEARILDLVRDDPRFMHGFSLEDEVGNLVRVLEIIRGRRLDVAIDNLPGNHLEYFEDNLRSTMEMFITGCEAIDFLHKNNERHGDVRRDHLWVESTTGQARWIDFDYAYEATANPFALDLFGLGNALLFVVGKQIYTPGQFDGMEGVENIVPDDFSLIFKNRLVNLRRIFPYIPKPLNNVLMHFAAGAEVFYESVEEFLDDLRPCLDYLPKQ
- a CDS encoding BON domain-containing protein; this translates as MQRIRTILILLTFFLLPGCAAVPFGIGLIPGAPSYFSSVIGNGQTAYETAVDERSTEQQMLDAIIAGHAQAEFYKHKEIRARQVIAYAYFGKLYLVGEYDSQEQLRKIYECADKVKDKCGIVSLLYLKEDQPTSDFLSEQAMATELKAQLMADFEVTSSPIDVEVVQGDIILLGVISDKAERDKIMAHALESVGDGRVISYLYHQENAGPEPRIMTAKLEPSKADTKPKRAKKKIPKRITPAEKAEKPKAVADSSPSPPLVVNGRVSGL
- a CDS encoding glycosyltransferase family 39 protein, yielding MTKPNDTYSFRLDVIAFMIIAVSFVVRYWFVASGQLNLVQDEAQYWDWIRRPQLSYYSKGPLIAWVISLWCKVFGSTELGVRFGSIIGMTGIQAALYIGISRVWREYRLALYALFVSATMILLNGLGILATTDNPLLLCWTVAFFALSAATRNKPDYTPGNLPFVILGICVAIGILGKYMMLAFVGLGVIYAAILHLRGQLPARFWRRFALASLVGTVVGMLPIILWNMQNDWVGFKHVAGQAAGKPKPFEIRIGPFFEMFGAQIGLMAPWWAVAIAVATWRAIKKGIVGPIGSFDCKYRHTLQALLFFLPLWAIITFWSLKSHTEANWTAAAFMAGAILGGMGLKAWWENPRRKTRGKVLLAGIAAGLTLMIYVTPILPIPAEINMTNRLKGWDSLGQQVADLKQAAFDNPDNVFVVSDKYDITSELAFYTPGQPLTFCAWIGDRRMNQYDIWPGPEVGQDAIFVREHHRTEGISPKITKMFDSVEKEVYIHSMSNGQPMREFTLYVCKGFNGFWPRNNSDRF
- a CDS encoding tetratricopeptide repeat protein produces the protein MDFLKQYTPEPSYYRVHTVPALETLARKIDEGEKAFEQGKMEEAESQFIKALMIDEKNIDANYGLGEVYSETKEFNKLKKVLNTLLGLSEAFTYEYRQKFNSFGISLRKNGHYDESIRYYEKSLEIVRDDENVYFNMARVYFEKGLNKECIESLQEALNINPEFMEAQKFLRYCKKYS
- a CDS encoding TadE/TadG family type IV pilus assembly protein; translated protein: MKNQKQRIARQGITSMEFAMVLPFVVTLVFGLVEFGNMFYSWLAVQKAAQVATRFAATGVGEEEGTRISQINQIAADWLADLDNGSKEIVISSWPTPAASGAGAVGSAGDPCGLVQVAVVYNYEPFTPIVSSILPTTVSLHGQDRKLNEPWKPCDN
- a CDS encoding pilus assembly protein TadG-related protein, translated to MLIPVMLGVAGLALDMGNMYMAHTRLQAAVDAGALAGSLQLPYDPDIDKGIVAAAVNDMVERNLSGAEVESVTPGTEVRSVVVKAKYRVELLLMQIFDLMDPWVYAHAAAGFNKLEVVFVVDNSGSMKGTPINMVKEASVELTELLMPDGADPDTKVGVVPFRGKVRVGDGVDGLPGGCRNADGSLNETGLHEDFMDEYYALPYDYRRRIAMDTCSNIPEIMPLSKDKDAVIDAINEQTATGNSSGTVIPEGIKWGRHVLTQDAPYTEGGDKDDYRKIMIVLTDGDTEDGECGGSYRAYYRPNNYWTNAYFRMGDDTSHCENGGVLNTEMLEEAQLAKDAGVEIFAIRFGSSDSTDINLMKQIASSKEGTDDHYFNAPSVYDIPEVFKEIGKQLGWRLLN
- a CDS encoding TadE/TadG family type IV pilus assembly protein, whose amino-acid sequence is MRKRETSRRGIAAVEFAIMLPAMVMILLLLVEGGNAMHAYSSLTEASREGARLALMDGGSSDIQALVESVVSELDTNFLTTSVTTDAGTNTVTVEVSYAYVPFGEDAFELLTGDKSFPMVAQTVMPLP